Proteins found in one Bartonella krasnovii genomic segment:
- a CDS encoding response regulator transcription factor, whose protein sequence is MNYHTLLIVEDDDLRPILVKQLQMHQEFEIFQAKTAEAGMKIIQAENIDLTIFGLELPDLEGRKAIKQLRTQGFRAPIIMITNDDTDCDSILDLETGANDYVTKPFRFAVLLARIRAQLRQYEQNEDATLHIGPYTFKIRQKLLLDQCNNKIYLTEKEAAIIKCLYYANDKIVSRETLLEQVWGYNENVITHTLETHIYRLRQKIENDPSNAQILMTDQNGYRLNL, encoded by the coding sequence ATGAACTACCATACTCTTTTAATCGTTGAAGATGATGATCTACGCCCCATTTTGGTAAAACAATTGCAGATGCATCAAGAGTTCGAAATTTTTCAAGCAAAAACAGCTGAAGCAGGAATGAAAATAATTCAAGCAGAAAATATTGATCTCACCATTTTTGGACTTGAACTTCCTGATCTTGAAGGTCGAAAAGCCATTAAACAATTACGCACCCAAGGATTTCGTGCCCCCATTATTATGATAACGAATGATGATACAGACTGCGATAGTATCCTAGATCTTGAAACAGGTGCCAATGATTATGTGACAAAACCCTTTCGCTTTGCGGTGTTATTAGCGCGAATTCGAGCACAGTTGCGCCAATATGAACAAAATGAAGATGCAACCCTTCATATTGGCCCCTATACTTTTAAAATAAGACAAAAACTTCTTCTTGATCAATGCAACAATAAAATCTACCTCACAGAAAAAGAAGCAGCGATTATCAAATGCCTCTATTATGCTAACGATAAAATTGTCAGCCGAGAAACATTGTTAGAACAAGTTTGGGGTTATAATGAAAATGTTATCACCCATACTTTAGAAACCCATATCTATCGTCTACGACAGAAAATCGAAAATGATCCCTCCAATGCACAAATTCTCATGACCGATCAAAATGGTTATCGTTTAAACCTCTAA
- a CDS encoding TIGR02302 family protein, protein MKNKNIRSFEIKLLCVRILMWGILSFERVWVRLLPFFLVLSLFCSFSWLGLFGVLGYWSHWLLLGVLLVCTGASLFFLIGFRFPTMREVDHRLERVNNLKHKPLNVQKDHICSEIEEGFSTVIWREHQRRMAKQLYHLKTGFISLNSAAYDPLALRALCVLLFVCAFSFSFGSRGGRLADAFDFRPVIDEKFMRIDAWITPPAYTGVAPIYLTKDEKTQLEIPEGSDVVVRVVNGAGVKVKAKNVENGQKVLFSEKMEQTAFNDPIVHFETHLEHSMDLFISSRRKKQQWHLQVMKDKQPTIDWLEKPGRILTGSLELQYVLDDDYGVTKAFVEIEPLFQHKNAPSLYQAPEIKLLLPRGGKGKMRTVHDVSAHPWAGSQVKITLVAEDGAGQKGRSKTFVMILPQRVFSNPVARAVSELRRLLALDTAARERVLDMLSALLVRPEKGLQNVTHFLVLQSAWTRLSLAQTEEDLRGVVDYLWQIALGLEGNQLESAQKNLKQAQAALRDALRYGAPPAEIERLMADLRQAMDAYIQALAEKEPDSQVSKNSKNSKSSKRPNLSEDTLQEKLNLIEEMAKMGSSLAAEQLLAEIEQTLDHLHVQKGNKNEGEKSQSAQMKEKMDKLGDLMRRQQEILNETHQLEMKQKRGENVLEKQKKSLKKRQAELQSELSTLEKELSEQGFETGGALKKAEEKMNSAEDALDHENHQASIQNQSDALESLRQGAQSVLKKMRETLKETGNAQNADSGPKDPLGRPLSSQTDKGQEGEALPQESDQMRTRQILDEIRKRLGKEHLPEVEKNYLERLLHFN, encoded by the coding sequence ATGAAAAATAAAAACATCAGGAGCTTTGAAATAAAGCTTTTGTGTGTGCGCATTTTGATGTGGGGGATTCTTTCATTTGAACGGGTATGGGTACGGTTGTTGCCATTTTTCCTTGTTCTCAGTCTCTTTTGTTCGTTTAGCTGGTTGGGGCTTTTTGGTGTTTTAGGCTATTGGTCCCATTGGCTCTTACTTGGGGTTTTACTTGTTTGTACTGGGGCGAGTTTATTTTTTCTTATTGGTTTTCGGTTTCCTACAATGCGGGAAGTGGATCACCGTCTTGAACGTGTTAATAATCTTAAACACAAGCCTTTGAATGTTCAAAAAGATCACATATGTTCTGAAATTGAAGAAGGTTTTAGTACTGTTATTTGGCGTGAGCATCAACGCCGAATGGCAAAACAATTATACCATTTAAAAACGGGATTTATTTCTCTTAATAGTGCAGCTTATGATCCTTTGGCTTTAAGGGCTTTGTGTGTTCTCCTTTTTGTGTGTGCCTTTAGCTTTTCTTTTGGTTCACGTGGAGGACGTTTGGCTGATGCTTTTGATTTTCGTCCTGTGATTGATGAAAAATTTATGCGGATTGATGCATGGATAACACCACCTGCTTATACCGGCGTGGCACCAATTTATTTAACAAAAGATGAGAAGACACAACTAGAAATTCCTGAAGGGAGTGATGTGGTTGTGCGTGTTGTCAATGGGGCTGGTGTTAAAGTTAAAGCAAAAAATGTAGAAAATGGGCAGAAAGTTTTGTTTTCAGAAAAAATGGAACAAACAGCTTTCAATGATCCAATCGTTCATTTTGAAACCCATTTAGAGCATTCAATGGATTTGTTTATCTCATCACGTCGTAAAAAACAGCAGTGGCATCTGCAGGTGATGAAAGATAAGCAACCAACAATTGATTGGTTGGAAAAACCAGGGCGGATTTTAACGGGATCGTTAGAGTTGCAGTATGTGTTGGATGATGATTATGGTGTGACAAAGGCTTTTGTTGAAATAGAACCTCTTTTTCAGCATAAAAATGCTCCTTCTCTTTATCAAGCACCAGAAATAAAGCTTCTTCTTCCACGGGGTGGAAAAGGCAAAATGCGAACAGTGCATGATGTCTCAGCGCATCCATGGGCGGGTTCGCAAGTCAAAATTACTTTGGTGGCAGAAGATGGTGCGGGGCAGAAAGGGCGTAGTAAAACTTTTGTTATGATATTACCGCAGCGTGTTTTCTCAAATCCTGTTGCGCGTGCGGTTAGTGAATTGCGCCGTTTACTTGCTCTTGATACTGCTGCGAGAGAACGTGTATTGGATATGCTTTCTGCTTTGCTGGTGCGTCCAGAAAAGGGGCTTCAAAATGTAACGCATTTCCTTGTTTTACAGAGTGCGTGGACAAGGCTTTCTTTGGCACAAACAGAAGAGGATTTGCGTGGTGTGGTGGATTATTTATGGCAGATTGCTTTAGGCCTTGAAGGCAATCAGCTTGAATCTGCGCAAAAAAATTTAAAACAAGCACAAGCTGCTTTACGCGATGCACTGCGATATGGTGCTCCACCAGCAGAAATTGAACGGCTTATGGCAGATTTACGTCAAGCTATGGATGCATATATTCAAGCTTTGGCTGAAAAAGAGCCAGATAGTCAAGTTTCTAAAAATTCTAAAAACTCTAAAAGTTCAAAACGCCCTAATCTTTCTGAAGATACATTACAAGAAAAATTGAATCTCATTGAAGAAATGGCTAAAATGGGCTCTTCCTTAGCAGCGGAACAGCTCTTGGCGGAAATTGAACAGACGCTTGACCACTTGCATGTGCAAAAAGGCAATAAAAATGAGGGAGAAAAAAGTCAATCTGCGCAAATGAAAGAAAAGATGGACAAACTTGGTGATTTAATGCGTCGTCAGCAAGAAATTCTCAATGAAACACATCAGTTAGAGATGAAACAAAAACGCGGGGAAAATGTACTGGAAAAACAAAAAAAATCTTTAAAAAAACGTCAGGCTGAATTGCAGTCTGAATTATCAACATTAGAAAAAGAATTGTCAGAACAGGGATTTGAAACAGGCGGTGCATTGAAAAAAGCAGAAGAAAAAATGAATTCTGCAGAAGATGCTCTTGATCATGAAAATCATCAGGCATCTATACAAAATCAGTCTGATGCTTTGGAATCTTTGCGACAAGGTGCCCAAAGTGTTTTGAAAAAAATGCGTGAAACACTTAAAGAAACAGGAAATGCTCAAAACGCTGATTCTGGTCCAAAAGATCCGTTAGGGCGTCCACTTTCTTCACAAACAGATAAAGGACAAGAAGGTGAGGCACTCCCACAAGAAAGTGATCAAATGCGTACGCGGCAAATCTTGGATGAAATTCGCAAACGTTTGGGTAAAGAACATCTTCCAGAAGTAGAAAAAAACTATCTTGAAAGGTTGCTGCATTTTAATTAA
- the argH gene encoding argininosuccinate lyase, translating to MTDENLKNPMWGGRFIAGPATVMEEINTLIDVDQKLYRQDIQGSLSHAEMLAQTKIILQSDYEKISHGLKIILQEIEEGTFVFSRKLEDIHMNIEARLSALIGPVAGRLHTARSRNDQVAVDFRLWVREALQKIAQALKELIKQLLALAEKHVNTFMPGFTHLQSAQPVTFGHYMMAYVEMFGRDLSRMRDAIERMNESPLGAAALAGTSFPIDRFMTAQALGFREPTRNSIDSVSDRDFALEFLSAGALCAMHLSRLAEEIILWSSQQFCFIRLSDAFSTGSSIMPQKRNPDAAELVRAKAGRLNGALMGLLTVMKGLPLAYSKDMQEDKQYVFDGALSLELSLAAMTGMIADLNVNKEAMKQAADLGYATATDFADWLVRELGIPFREAHHVTGQAVALAEKKQCRLQDLSLDELQTICPDINATLFDVLTVEKSVESRKSFGGTAPLEILRQIAYWKKRLVNA from the coding sequence ATGACAGATGAGAATTTAAAGAATCCAATGTGGGGGGGACGGTTTATCGCAGGACCTGCTACAGTTATGGAAGAAATTAACACCTTAATTGATGTTGATCAAAAACTCTATCGGCAAGATATTCAAGGTTCGCTCTCTCATGCTGAGATGTTAGCGCAAACAAAGATTATTTTACAGTCTGATTATGAAAAAATTTCTCATGGTTTAAAAATTATTCTTCAAGAAATTGAAGAAGGTACATTTGTTTTTTCACGAAAGCTTGAAGATATTCATATGAATATTGAAGCGCGGCTGAGTGCGTTGATTGGTCCTGTTGCTGGGCGTTTGCATACGGCGCGTTCACGCAATGATCAAGTGGCTGTTGATTTTCGATTGTGGGTTCGTGAGGCGTTACAGAAAATAGCACAAGCTTTAAAAGAGTTGATAAAGCAATTACTTGCTCTTGCAGAAAAACATGTCAATACCTTTATGCCTGGATTTACACATTTACAATCGGCACAGCCTGTTACATTTGGTCATTATATGATGGCTTATGTTGAAATGTTTGGTCGCGATTTATCGCGGATGCGTGATGCTATTGAGCGAATGAATGAATCACCTTTGGGCGCTGCGGCTTTGGCAGGAACAAGTTTTCCGATTGATCGCTTTATGACAGCACAAGCGCTAGGTTTTCGAGAACCTACACGTAATTCAATAGATAGTGTTTCTGATCGTGACTTTGCATTGGAATTTTTAAGTGCTGGTGCTCTTTGTGCCATGCATCTTTCGCGTTTAGCAGAAGAAATCATTCTTTGGTCAAGTCAACAATTTTGTTTTATTCGTTTGTCAGATGCTTTTTCAACAGGTTCGTCTATTATGCCACAAAAGAGAAATCCTGATGCGGCCGAGTTAGTACGAGCAAAAGCAGGTCGATTAAATGGTGCGCTTATGGGACTGTTAACGGTAATGAAAGGATTACCGCTTGCTTATTCAAAGGATATGCAAGAAGATAAACAATATGTGTTTGATGGGGCTTTGAGTTTAGAATTATCACTGGCGGCAATGACAGGAATGATTGCTGATTTGAATGTGAATAAAGAAGCTATGAAACAAGCTGCAGATTTGGGATATGCAACAGCGACAGATTTTGCTGATTGGCTTGTTCGCGAATTAGGAATTCCTTTTCGTGAAGCACATCACGTGACAGGGCAAGCTGTGGCATTGGCAGAAAAAAAACAGTGTCGTCTTCAGGATTTATCATTGGATGAGCTTCAAACAATATGTCCTGATATCAATGCGACACTTTTTGATGTTTTGACTGTTGAAAAATCTGTTGAAAGTCGCAAAAGCTTTGGAGGAACAGCGCCTTTAGAGATTCTTCGGCAAATTGCCTATTGGAAAAAACGCCTTGTGAACGCTTGA
- the lptM gene encoding LPS translocon maturation chaperone LptM yields MKIIIKGLMIVLLGGVGVVGCGRKGSLEAPPASVEKSVQGTSAAKSEDDKPFILDRLIK; encoded by the coding sequence ATGAAAATTATAATAAAGGGGTTGATGATTGTCCTTTTGGGGGGCGTTGGTGTTGTTGGGTGTGGGCGTAAAGGATCATTAGAGGCACCTCCTGCAAGTGTGGAAAAGTCTGTGCAGGGGACATCTGCTGCTAAAAGTGAAGATGATAAACCGTTTATTCTTGATCGTTTGATAAAGTAG
- a CDS encoding YaiI/YqxD family protein — protein sequence MGQGIRPAITLLVDADSCPVKAEIYRVMNRYQLKTFIVANRFLSLPQEELIERIVVSDGLDRADDWIVEHVHEASIVITSDILLAERVVRSGGLCLSPTGRIFDTNSIGQALVMRTLMEDLREQGHITGGPRPFCGKDRSAFLSALDCQIQRLKRRGY from the coding sequence ATGGGGCAAGGAATAAGACCAGCTATTACTTTATTGGTTGATGCAGATTCCTGTCCTGTAAAAGCTGAAATTTATCGTGTTATGAATCGTTATCAGCTTAAAACATTTATTGTCGCAAACCGTTTTCTTTCTCTTCCCCAAGAAGAACTCATTGAAAGAATCGTTGTTTCTGATGGGCTTGATAGGGCTGATGATTGGATTGTAGAACATGTACATGAGGCGAGTATCGTTATTACCAGTGATATCCTTTTAGCAGAACGCGTTGTACGGTCTGGTGGGCTTTGTCTTTCGCCAACGGGGCGTATTTTTGATACCAATTCAATTGGTCAAGCTCTCGTCATGCGCACTTTGATGGAAGATTTGCGAGAGCAGGGGCATATCACAGGAGGACCTCGTCCTTTTTGTGGAAAAGATCGCTCTGCTTTTTTGTCAGCGTTGGATTGTCAAATCCAACGTTTAAAAAGACGTGGTTATTAG
- a CDS encoding class I SAM-dependent methyltransferase, with protein sequence MKFISTWYVELDIVTLKDFYASVLGLRVQKTLCDQLNLWWPDLSDKRVMGLGYAPPYLSALCERTQQCFAFMPARQGASSWPCVEKVATALVFEEDLPLSDASVDCILLVHALEYTENSFETLNEIWRVLAPNGHLIVIVPNRSGFWARNTTTPFGYGEPYTRQQITRLFEKTNFVSGPIQEIVHYMPSTGYVSRLFSFFYEPFARHLFPYFGGLLICQAQKRIYQGLLVQRRQSRRVFIPALSPQTRNILIYKDH encoded by the coding sequence TTGAAATTTATTTCTACATGGTATGTTGAGTTGGATATCGTTACACTGAAAGATTTTTATGCTTCTGTACTTGGATTGCGTGTGCAAAAGACGCTGTGTGACCAATTGAATTTATGGTGGCCCGATCTTTCGGATAAACGGGTTATGGGGTTGGGTTATGCACCTCCTTATCTTTCTGCATTGTGTGAACGTACTCAACAATGTTTTGCTTTTATGCCAGCAAGACAAGGTGCTTCGTCTTGGCCTTGTGTTGAGAAAGTTGCTACAGCGCTTGTTTTTGAAGAAGATTTGCCGCTTTCTGATGCATCGGTTGATTGTATTTTATTGGTCCATGCCTTGGAATATACAGAGAATTCATTTGAAACGTTGAATGAAATATGGCGTGTTTTAGCTCCCAATGGTCATTTGATTGTCATTGTTCCTAATCGCTCTGGCTTTTGGGCACGTAATACGACCACACCTTTTGGTTACGGTGAACCTTATACTCGACAACAGATTACGCGTTTGTTTGAAAAAACAAATTTTGTCTCTGGGCCAATACAAGAAATTGTCCATTATATGCCCTCTACAGGTTATGTTTCGCGATTGTTCTCATTTTTTTATGAGCCATTTGCACGCCATCTTTTTCCTTATTTTGGTGGTCTCTTAATCTGTCAGGCGCAAAAGCGTATCTATCAGGGATTACTCGTACAGCGTCGTCAGTCACGACGTGTTTTTATTCCTGCTTTATCCCCACAGACAAGAAATATTTTAATTTATAAAGATCATTAA
- a CDS encoding TlpA disulfide reductase family protein: MILQNCNSPKKKNKKRQIFIASFFVAIILVGISLYAIKNHHDKTVSSFANAISKEKTEKIQDKKMMTIQKAATGFFAHMRFMDTPLDMNTLSFKDIQGKDHTLAEFNGKPILINLWAIWCVPCRTEMPELAALKRELGGENFDVIAINIDKAASVEKIQQFLQDIHADNLVYYRDETMNIFNDMRKQGLALGLPITFLIDKKGYLIASYNGAAPWANDEAKTLIKAVMKEAQ, translated from the coding sequence ATGATTCTTCAAAATTGTAATAGTCCAAAAAAGAAAAACAAAAAGAGGCAAATTTTCATAGCATCCTTTTTTGTTGCCATTATCTTAGTTGGTATCAGTTTATACGCAATAAAAAATCATCATGACAAGACAGTCTCCTCTTTTGCCAACGCCATTTCAAAAGAAAAGACAGAAAAAATACAAGACAAAAAAATGATGACAATCCAAAAAGCTGCAACAGGCTTTTTTGCTCACATGCGATTTATGGACACACCCTTAGATATGAATACCCTCTCTTTTAAGGATATTCAAGGAAAAGACCACACTCTCGCTGAATTTAACGGAAAACCGATACTCATCAATCTATGGGCTATCTGGTGCGTGCCCTGTCGCACAGAAATGCCTGAACTCGCAGCATTAAAACGCGAATTGGGTGGAGAAAACTTTGATGTTATAGCGATTAATATCGATAAAGCCGCTTCTGTGGAAAAAATTCAGCAATTTTTGCAAGATATTCATGCAGATAATTTAGTCTACTATCGCGATGAAACCATGAATATCTTCAACGATATGAGAAAACAAGGACTTGCTTTAGGACTTCCCATCACATTTCTCATTGATAAAAAGGGGTATCTCATTGCTTCCTATAATGGAGCAGCGCCATGGGCCAATGATGAAGCCAAAACACTCATAAAAGCTGTCATGAAAGAAGCACAATAA
- the lysA gene encoding diaminopimelate decarboxylase, producing the protein MNFFPYHQGMLHAEGCSIAALAQEVETPFYCYSANALVTRFKDYQKAFQGMPNLIAYAVKANSNQAILRLLAANEAGADVVSEGELRRALAVGIPAHRIVYSGVGKTVREIDFALAQNIYCFNVESEPELEQLSQRAVALSKTARVSLRINPDIDAKTHKKITTGKSENKFGIPLVLAREAYKKAVSLPGLHVCGIDMHIGSQICDLKPFEEAFLLIADCVRQLWSDGYAITHIDIGGGLGIAYGCEQHSVPSPFDYAALVKKHIAPLGINIVMEPGRSIVGQAGVLVTSVLYLKKGQGRNFVIVDAAMNDLMRPTLYDAWQNVVLVKQAVKDAPLIRADIVGSVCETGDYLALDRHLPILESGDLLAITQAGAYGAVMASTYNSRLLIPEILVQDTRYAVIRPRLDYAQLMECDHIPSWIENS; encoded by the coding sequence ATGAATTTTTTCCCCTACCATCAAGGTATGCTTCATGCTGAAGGGTGCTCGATTGCTGCTCTTGCGCAGGAGGTGGAAACCCCTTTTTATTGTTACTCGGCTAATGCATTGGTTACACGTTTTAAGGACTATCAAAAGGCATTTCAAGGGATGCCCAATCTGATTGCTTATGCGGTTAAAGCCAATTCTAATCAAGCAATTTTACGGCTTTTAGCGGCAAATGAGGCGGGCGCTGATGTGGTCTCAGAAGGTGAATTACGGCGCGCCCTTGCTGTTGGTATTCCGGCACATCGTATTGTTTATTCTGGTGTTGGTAAAACCGTGAGAGAGATAGATTTTGCCCTTGCTCAGAATATTTATTGTTTTAATGTTGAATCAGAACCAGAGCTTGAACAGTTGTCACAACGTGCTGTTGCATTATCAAAGACAGCGCGTGTTTCATTGCGCATTAATCCAGATATTGATGCAAAGACTCATAAGAAAATTACAACAGGAAAATCTGAAAATAAGTTTGGTATTCCATTGGTGTTGGCGAGAGAGGCTTACAAAAAGGCTGTCTCTTTACCTGGATTGCATGTTTGCGGTATCGATATGCATATTGGCAGTCAAATTTGTGATTTAAAGCCGTTTGAGGAGGCATTCCTTCTTATTGCAGATTGTGTGCGTCAATTGTGGAGCGATGGTTATGCAATAACGCATATAGATATTGGTGGTGGGCTTGGTATTGCCTATGGTTGTGAACAACATAGTGTACCCTCTCCTTTTGATTATGCTGCGCTGGTAAAGAAGCATATTGCTCCTTTAGGGATTAATATTGTTATGGAGCCTGGGCGCAGTATTGTGGGTCAAGCTGGTGTGTTGGTAACCTCTGTTCTCTATTTAAAAAAGGGACAAGGGCGAAATTTTGTTATTGTGGATGCGGCGATGAATGACCTGATGCGTCCAACGCTTTATGATGCTTGGCAGAATGTCGTCCTTGTGAAGCAAGCAGTAAAAGACGCTCCTCTTATTCGTGCAGATATTGTGGGTTCCGTTTGTGAGACTGGTGATTATTTAGCATTAGATCGCCATTTGCCGATTTTGGAGTCCGGTGATCTTTTGGCAATTACGCAGGCTGGGGCTTACGGTGCTGTGATGGCAAGTACTTATAATAGTCGACTTTTGATTCCTGAAATTCTCGTTCAAGATACGCGTTATGCGGTTATTCGTCCGCGTCTTGATTATGCACAATTGATGGAATGTGATCATATTCCTAGTTGGATCGAAAATTCTTAA